In one window of Saprospiraceae bacterium DNA:
- the lpdA gene encoding dihydrolipoyl dehydrogenase gives MKIGVIGSGPGGYFAAIRCAQLGFDVSLIERYPSLGGTCLNVGCIPSKALLDSSEHFHQLQTGFDIHGILVDEVRLDFNKMMQRKQEVVTQNTKGIQYLMKKNKIKVIHALASFAGSRELLLTKDDGSSEKLLFDKCILATGSKPHCPDSFNYNKQRIISSTEALCLKEIPKRMIVVGAGVIGLELGSVYARLGTKVKVIEYLDHILPNMDRDCSNELMKSLKRLNIDFQFGRSVAKIQQIGNSHVELFHGAKEGSESLKEEAEYVLVATGRKPYTEGLSLNKAEIQTDEKGFIKTNQNLQTSNPNVYAIGDVIGGAMLAHKAEEEGVYVAELLAGQKPELHAHLIPQVVYTWPELASVGYTEAQLNERGIQYKTGKFPFKALGRARASNDLDGLVKVISNEQTDEILGVHICGARAADLIMEAVALMNFKASAEDMAMLCHAHPTFSEALKEAAMDASAKRAIHT, from the coding sequence ATGAAAATTGGTGTGATCGGCAGCGGTCCAGGGGGTTATTTCGCAGCTATTCGTTGTGCTCAATTGGGTTTTGATGTAAGTTTGATTGAACGTTATCCCAGTTTGGGCGGCACCTGCCTGAATGTTGGATGTATTCCATCAAAAGCATTACTCGATAGTTCGGAACATTTCCATCAACTCCAAACCGGATTTGATATTCATGGAATTCTGGTGGACGAGGTGCGATTGGATTTCAACAAGATGATGCAGAGGAAGCAAGAGGTTGTGACTCAAAACACAAAAGGGATCCAGTACCTGATGAAGAAAAATAAAATCAAAGTGATACATGCTTTGGCTTCATTTGCCGGGAGCAGGGAATTGTTGTTGACGAAAGATGATGGAAGCTCAGAGAAACTATTATTCGACAAATGCATTCTTGCAACAGGCTCGAAGCCTCATTGTCCGGATTCATTTAATTACAACAAACAAAGGATCATCAGTTCTACTGAAGCCCTCTGCCTGAAGGAAATTCCAAAACGTATGATAGTTGTGGGTGCAGGCGTTATTGGATTGGAGTTGGGTTCTGTTTATGCGCGATTGGGGACAAAAGTGAAGGTGATCGAATATTTGGATCATATACTGCCGAATATGGATCGCGATTGCTCGAATGAGTTGATGAAATCCCTTAAGAGATTAAATATAGATTTTCAATTTGGGCGTTCTGTCGCAAAAATCCAACAGATTGGAAACAGCCACGTTGAACTTTTTCATGGAGCCAAAGAGGGTAGCGAATCATTGAAAGAGGAAGCCGAATATGTGTTGGTCGCGACCGGAAGAAAGCCTTATACAGAAGGCCTTTCTTTGAATAAAGCAGAAATCCAAACGGATGAAAAGGGATTTATCAAAACCAACCAAAATTTGCAAACAAGCAATCCCAATGTTTATGCTATTGGCGATGTCATTGGTGGAGCAATGCTTGCCCATAAAGCCGAAGAAGAAGGCGTTTATGTAGCAGAGTTATTAGCGGGTCAAAAACCTGAGCTTCATGCTCATCTCATTCCTCAAGTAGTTTATACATGGCCTGAATTGGCATCTGTTGGATACACCGAAGCGCAGCTTAACGAACGTGGTATTCAATATAAAACCGGAAAATTTCCATTTAAAGCCTTGGGGCGTGCCCGAGCCAGCAACGATCTGGATGGCCTGGTAAAAGTCATATCAAATGAACAGACTGATGAAATATTAGGCGTACATATTTGTGGAGCGCGGGCTGCTGACCTGATCATGGAAGCTGTTGCCCTGATGAATTTTAAAGCCAGTGCAGAAGATATGGCCATGCTATGCCACGCACATCCCACTTTTTCGGAAGCATTAAAGGAAGCAGCAATGGATGCCAGTGCAAAGCGGGCTATTCATACATAA
- a CDS encoding nucleotidyl transferase AbiEii/AbiGii toxin family protein: MLHTEVLEPGTFSLLNQLMSLHELDAFALTGGTALALHYGHRKSIDLDLFSFGEYQADTILVSLQNKFGHRFVYREDLTHIGIFAFIDAVKIDIVKYNHPLIRPIYITNSIRFYSLEDIAAMKIQAILGRGTKKDFWDLYELMGHYSLTELFNFHKQKFPGQRLLISLPMALTYFEDAETTPEPLLMKNISWEQVKKSISEAVRNYLQ; encoded by the coding sequence ATGTTACACACTGAGGTCCTCGAACCCGGAACTTTTTCCTTACTAAATCAACTCATGTCATTGCATGAGCTGGATGCATTCGCTTTGACTGGTGGAACTGCCCTTGCATTGCATTATGGTCATCGCAAGTCTATTGATTTAGATCTATTTTCTTTTGGAGAATATCAAGCGGACACTATCCTTGTTTCCTTACAAAATAAATTTGGACATCGATTTGTTTATAGAGAAGATTTAACCCACATTGGGATATTTGCTTTTATAGACGCTGTTAAAATTGATATCGTAAAATACAATCATCCTTTAATACGTCCAATTTACATCACTAATTCAATCCGATTTTATAGTCTGGAGGACATCGCAGCCATGAAAATTCAAGCCATTCTTGGCAGAGGAACAAAAAAAGATTTCTGGGATCTTTATGAGTTGATGGGTCACTATTCCCTAACGGAGTTATTTAATTTCCATAAACAAAAATTCCCAGGCCAACGACTTTTAATCAGTTTACCCATGGCACTTACTTACTTTGAAGATGCAGAGACGACTCCTGAACCTCTCCTTATGAAAAATATAAGTTGGGAGCAAGTAAAGAAATCTATTTCGGAAGCCGTGAGAAATTATCTCCAATAA